The genomic stretch AATTATAATAAGTAATATATATTTTTTCATTCGCATTTGAAAATAAATCTTTTGTAACTTGAGAAATCGTAAAAGCTTTGTTTTTAGTAAGATCTATTTTGAAAGTAAAAACAGATATATTACAAAAGATTAGCAATATTATTATAAGGTTTAAGGTTAAATTTAGAATCTCTTGATGTTTGTTTTTCATAAAATAACTATCTCCATTTTTTTAATCTTATGCTATATGCGCTTAGTATTAAAAATGTAATTGTAAACGTGCTGAAGTAAATTAAATCTGATAAGTTTAATATTCCCATGTTAAAGTAACCAAAATGATTACTAATTGAGATAAAATTTAGTATTTGTCCAAATATATTGTCTTTTCCAAATATCATTACTAACTTTCCTGAAAATACTATTATGATCAAAACAAAAACGCTTAATATGTAAGACACTATTTGACTTTTGGTAATGGAAGATATAAAAACTCCTATGCTGAGCACTGAGTAAGAATAAAGAATTATTCCTAGATATTGAAGGAATATTATACCAAGATCAAATTCACCCATGAAGATTGTCATTAATGTTAGTGGCAATGTAAGAGCAAAGAGTATTAGTGTAAATATTTTAAGTGTAATAAATTTGCCAAGTACTATTTCTTGTGGATTTATTGGTAGTGCATATAGTAATTCAATACTTCCCGTTTTGTATTCTTCTGAGAATACTCCCATACTTAGAGCTGGGAGAACCAACATTAAAATTATAGGCATTGATGAGAAATAAGACATTAATGATGCGTTGTCTTTGATAAAAAATCCTGATAAGAAAATAAAAGAAAAGTTTACAAATATTAAGAAAAATAATATTACAACATATGCAGTTGGCGTTCCAAATAAAACTTTTAATTCTTTTTTTGACAAAATTAAGGATTGTCTTAGATCTATTTTCATTCTTTTCTCTCCTTTGTTAATTTGCTAAATATTTTTTCTAGACTTTCATGTTTTGGAATCATTGCTTTAAGTATTATTCCTTTACTTGTAATATAATTAAAAAGTTCTCTTTCAGTTTTATTGGGTTTGAGTTTTAATGAAACATTGGTTTCTTTTTCAAATTCTTCTATTTTAATTGATGTAAATATATCATTGTTATTGAAATGTTCTTTGATTGTTTCAGAATCTTTGTAAATAATAAGCTCTATTTCAGATTCTTGAAGTCTGTTTTTGGCTATATTTGCTTTAGTGTCATCGGCAATAATTTGTCCATTATTAATAATGACGATTCTTTTGCATATTGACTCAACTTCACTTAGAATGTGAGATGAAAATAGTATTGTACTGGTTTTTGCAAGTTCTTTTAAAAAGTCTTTAAATTCGATAATTTGGTTTGGGTCAAGTCCGTTTGTAGGTTCATCTAGTATTACAAGTTTGGGATTATTAATTAAAGCACCAGCTATTCCTACTCTTTGTTTAAATCCTTTTGATAATGTGGATATTAGTTTATTTTTGACACTTTCAAGTTTGAAAATGCTTATTACTCTATCTATTTCTTTATTGTGATTTGTAACACCTTTAATTTCGGATATAAAGTTTAAATATTCTTTAACGGATAATTCAGGATAGAGAGCTAATTTTTCAGGTATGTAGCCTATATTTTGCAATATTTCTTTTGGATTTTTTGTTATATCTTTTCCAAAGATTTTTACATTGCCTTTAGTTGGATAATGAAATGATGTTAAAATTTTGATTAATGTGGATTTTCCTGCTCCATTTGGGCCAAGTATTCCAAGCACTTCTCCTTCGTTAACTTTGAAGCTAACATTTAAGAGAGCTGTAAATGAACCATATGTTTTAGTAATGTTGTTTACATTGATCATTTGTTATCTCCTTAGATATTATTATTTTATAATAAATTTATCTTTATTTGCTTTAAGTTTCATACCATCTTTTGCTAAGAATATGTTTCCATTTGGATATTCTTGTTGTGCTTCATTTAATAATTCGTATAGGTCTTTATTTAAAGTATATCTTTCACTAAAATGTATAAGTCCAGTTTGATATACTTTTGCTTTTTTTGTAATTTGTGCTGCTAATTTTGCTGTTAGATGTAATTTTTTTTTAGCTTCTTCTTTTAAGTCATCTTTAAATGTACTCTCAATAATTACTAAATTGAAATTTTGAATATATGTGCTTAATTCTTCAAAGTAAGCCGTATCTGTAATATATGCAAATTTGAGTCCTTTTTTTGTTTCTCCTAATATTTCAGAAGGAACTATTTTTCTTCCATTCAGCATTACTTCATATCCTTCTTGTAGTTTTTTTCTAATAGGTCCTTTTGGTATATTTAGGCTTTCTGCTTTTTGTATGTCAAATTTACCAGGTTTATCTTTTTCTATAAATAAATATCCAATACAATCTATTGAATGTTTAAGTTTTATATATTCAATTCTTTTTCTTTTATCTTCATATAGTACAGGTTCTGTCTTATTAATTATTATTTCTTTATATATTATTTGATAATTTTTATGTACTCTTAAGAGTTCAATATTTGTTTCTAAATATTTTTTGATACCTATAGGGCCAATAATGGTTAAAGGTTCTTTTCTTGTATCACCACTTTGTGCCATTAACATTACTATTCCAAGTAGTCCTGTGATATGATCGGCGTGTAAATGTGTGATACAAATCATTTTAATTTTTTGCCATGATATTTTTTGTTTCCTAAGAGACATTTGTGTAGCTTCTCCACAGTCAAAAAGAATACTTTCTCCGTGGTATTCAATTAAAACAGATGTTAAATATCTGTTGTGTAATGGTCTTGTGCCTCCTGTGCCAAGAATATTAATATTAAAATTCAAAAATAATCTCCCAATTCTTTTTGTTTAGTAAATTATGGATATACATGTTAAAATTGGCTTTTAAAATGTGCATGATTATATTGGTATTTTGCATTTTTTTTAAATGATTTTTTAATTTAATAGTAGATACTCCTTGATATTACATATTGAGTATTTGATTTTATAAAAGATAGATATATTTTATTTTTACTATTATGTTTTATTTTGCACACACTGCAAACATTATATTATTTTTTTTGATAATTTAGAAATGTTTCAAATAGAAATTATTTATTTTAATAAAAGTTCTAATACGAATTAATTGGTTATTTGATAGTACCTTTTTTATTTGAATGATTATATAAGTTTTCATATCTTTTAATATCGTAATAAGTTGGTAAATTAGATTTGTTTTCAATATAATCTAAGATTTTTTTAGATAAATATGGTGCCATTGATATTCCTCTTGTTCCAAATCCATTTAAGATGAATATATTTTTATATTGTGGATGTTCTCCAAGAAATGGTTCTCTATCAATTGTGGCAGGTCTTATGTGTGCTTTATGTTTTATTACTTTATAATTTAGATTTGTAATTTTTTCTAGTTTTTTTAATAATTCTTTTTTTGCCCATTCATTTGTGTTTGTATCTAAAGTGTTCCATTCATAAGTTCCTCCAAGATAGTATTTACTATTTTCTAGAGGTATTAGTGATACATGTCTATTGTATATTTCTTTTAGATTGAGACCTTTAATTTCTACTATAAGCATTTCTCCTTTTGCTAATTTAAATGGAAGATATGAAAAGAGCCCTTCAATTTTTTCTTTATATCCTTTTGTAAATATTAGTTTTTTAAATTTAAGTTTGTTTATTGTAAAGAAATTTTCATCTATTTTAAGATTTTTATTATTTATTTCTTGTTCTGTATATGCTTGATATTTAATAAAGTATTTTTTGAGATTGTTTATGTATAGTTCTGTGTTAATTGTTGCTCCCTTGATTAGTATGCCTCCATCATTGTCATTACAGAAATCGTTTATTTTGTCATTTTTTATTTCGATAATAAACTTTTCTATATTTGAATAATTATTTATTTTGGAAAGTAATTCTTCTTTTTGTGTTTTTGTGGTAAATGGTCTAAAAATAGGAATTTCTTTTAAAATATTGCAATGAATATTTTTTTCCATTTCTTTGTAATATTGAATTGCAAAGAAAAAAATTTCAGATTCTCTCCAAGCAATATTCATTTTTCTTCCCATAATGGGGTTAATAACTCCTCCTGCTATTGTTGTTGCTTTTTGAATGCCATCATCAAATAAAATTACACTTTTTTTTCTTTGAAGTATTTCATAAGTTAAAGTACTTCCAGCAATCCCACCACCAATAATTGCAAATTCATATTCCATTTAATTTTCCTTTATGTTAAATTTGATTTTTTTGAATAATTATTTATTTTAATATACTATTTATTTTTATTATGTGTGTTGAGATTTAAAAACCTTTTGTTTTTAATTATAATTATATATATTTAATTATAATTGTTTAAAAGGTAAGTTTATGGATTTTAAGGATATGAATGTGCAAACAGAAATACAAAAATCATTAGAATTTGCATTAAAGAGTAGATCAATAGTTATTACAGGTGAAATTGATAAAGATACTTCTAAGTTGTTTCAAGAAAAAATATTATTTTTAGAAGCATCAGATTCTACAAAACCAATATTTGTTTATATTGATTCAGAAGGTGGTGACATTGATGCTGGTTTTGCTATTTTTAATATGATACGTTTTGTAAGGCCCAAAGTTTTTACGATTGGAGTTGGGCTTGTTGCAAGTGCTGGTGCTTTGATTTTCTTAGCAGCAGATTCAAAGAGTAGGTTTTCTTTGCCACATGCAAGATATTTATTGCACCAACCATTAAGTGGTTTTAAAGGTGTTGCTACGGATATTGAAATTTATACAAATGAGCTTAATAAAGTTAAGAGTGAACTTAATGATATTATTGCAAAAGAGACGGGCCAGGAGCTTAATAAAGTTGAAAAAGATACTGATAGGGATTTTTGGTTAGACAGCGAATCAGCAGTAAAATATGGGCTTGTCTTTCAGATTATTACTACTAGACTTGAACTTGAGAAATTTATTTCTTAGTTTGTTGGTATTATCTTGTAGTTTTCCGAAAAGAGATTTTAGTATTTTGGAATTTAGTGTTATTAATTTCCAAAAAAATTTGATTTCAATTAATGCGTTAGTAGATATTGCTTATAATCTATCTTTTTTTGATTTTGATTTAGTGATTGTTAAAAATTTAAAGAATAAAGAGGAGTTGGATCTTATTAATAATAAAGTTGCATTTGGAGATTTTCAAAATGCATATTTTATTGGACAAAATGATATTTTATCAATAAGTATTCTTTCTAAAGAAAAAATTAAAATTCAAATTTTAGATTTAATAGAGGGATTTTATGCATGTAGATTGGGTGTGGTTGTTGATTTTGTGTTTAAAGATCGGCATTATGGGATTGTTATTTTTAATTTTGATGAGAAAATAGCTAATAATTTGGATATTGATCTTGTTAATGAGCAACTTAAATATTTAAGTTATAGGTATGAAAATTTGCTTTTTATTTTAGATAAGAGTGAACTTATCTTGTTAGATATGATTATTAAGAATGGTTTTTTTAATTTAATTTATAATTCTATTAATCCTTTTTATATCATTAATGCCATTAGTTCTAAGGTTTATTCTAATTTTGTAGCACAAATTTCTATTCATTCTTTAAGGTATGTTGTTTTAAGCTATTTGTATAATAATTTTTATATGAGCGGCTTGCCAAAAAGTATTTTAATTAAATAGGTTTTGCAATTCTTAGTTCTTGACATCATTATTGCATTGTTATATTATTACTACCGATGCCGAAATGGTGGAAGTGGTAGACACACAGGACTTAAAATCCTGAGGAGGAAGCTCCGTACCGGTTCAAGTCCGGTTTTCGGTATTTCAAATTTTAGGATTGTTTTTATTGTTAAGTAGGTTGTTTATATAAATTCCGCCAATAAATAAGATAATTGAAAAGACATAAATTTGTAGACTAAGTTTTATTTGTAGTTTGGTTGTAAGAAATGTCATTTGTATAATTGTTCCTGAAATTAGTCCTATAGATAGATAGAGAAAATCAATTAAGTATTTTTCTATTGTTTTTTTAATTATTATTATTGTGATTCCTATGCCTATTATTGTAAAAGTACTAAATATGATACATGGTATTATTTTAATTTGTGCTATTATGTTGATTATTTCTTTGTAAGTTCCAAGACTTAATAATATGAGTGAGCCTGAGATACCTGGTAATATCATTGCAGAACCACCTATTATTCCTGAACAGGCAAGTAATAAATAGTATTGAATTGATGTTTTATCTTGATTTGTTGTTAGGTTTAGTGATACATTATGATGCTTTAGGATTAAGAGAAATAGTATAGTTAAAAGGCCAGATATAAATAATAAGTATTTATTAATTTTTGTATTGATATTAAATGTTGAATTTGTATTAATCTCTTTTTTTAATGTAAATATACTTCCTAGTATTAGTCCTATAAAAAATATATTTAAATACATTTCTTTTGTTGCATTGTCTAAAATATATTTTTTAAGTATTTTTGCAAATATTGTTGTTGAGGTTAATATTCCGAGTGATAATTTTCCCAAAAAAGTTATGCTTTCTTTTACTCTTTTTAGTTTTACAAGATTTGTCGACGAATAAATGATGTTATAGTATATTCCTGTGATTAAGGCTATCGTGCCTCCTGAAATGCCTGGTATTATATTTGCGATACCAATTAAGAGGCCTTTTATATAAATTCCCATCGTAATTTATGTATTTACATAGAATTGATGTTTGTTATCTCTCATCACCCTCACCACTAATTGTACCGTTTTTATGTCTTTTTTTTAACTTTTCTAGATTTGTGATTGCAACATCTTCAAGTGTTATTCCAAGGTTATTACTTAAATTTGAAATATACCACAATACGTCACCAAGTTCTTTCTTTATTGCTAATAAATATTCCTCATCAAGGACGTATTCTCTATCTCGACC from Borrelia duttonii Ly encodes the following:
- a CDS encoding ABC transporter permease, with amino-acid sequence MKIDLRQSLILSKKELKVLFGTPTAYVVILFFLIFVNFSFIFLSGFFIKDNASLMSYFSSMPIILMLVLPALSMGVFSEEYKTGSIELLYALPINPQEIVLGKFITLKIFTLILFALTLPLTLMTIFMGEFDLGIIFLQYLGIILYSYSVLSIGVFISSITKSQIVSYILSVFVLIIIVFSGKLVMIFGKDNIFGQILNFISISNHFGYFNMGILNLSDLIYFSTFTITFLILSAYSIRLKKWR
- a CDS encoding ABC transporter ATP-binding protein, yielding MINVNNITKTYGSFTALLNVSFKVNEGEVLGILGPNGAGKSTLIKILTSFHYPTKGNVKIFGKDITKNPKEILQNIGYIPEKLALYPELSVKEYLNFISEIKGVTNHNKEIDRVISIFKLESVKNKLISTLSKGFKQRVGIAGALINNPKLVILDEPTNGLDPNQIIEFKDFLKELAKTSTILFSSHILSEVESICKRIVIINNGQIIADDTKANIAKNRLQESEIELIIYKDSETIKEHFNNNDIFTSIKIEEFEKETNVSLKLKPNKTERELFNYITSKGIILKAMIPKHESLEKIFSKLTKERKE
- a CDS encoding ribonuclease Z, whose product is MNFNINILGTGGTRPLHNRYLTSVLIEYHGESILFDCGEATQMSLRKQKISWQKIKMICITHLHADHITGLLGIVMLMAQSGDTRKEPLTIIGPIGIKKYLETNIELLRVHKNYQIIYKEIIINKTEPVLYEDKRKRIEYIKLKHSIDCIGYLFIEKDKPGKFDIQKAESLNIPKGPIRKKLQEGYEVMLNGRKIVPSEILGETKKGLKFAYITDTAYFEELSTYIQNFNLVIIESTFKDDLKEEAKKKLHLTAKLAAQITKKAKVYQTGLIHFSERYTLNKDLYELLNEAQQEYPNGNIFLAKDGMKLKANKDKFIIK
- a CDS encoding NAD(P)/FAD-dependent oxidoreductase, which translates into the protein MEYEFAIIGGGIAGSTLTYEILQRKKSVILFDDGIQKATTIAGGVINPIMGRKMNIAWRESEIFFFAIQYYKEMEKNIHCNILKEIPIFRPFTTKTQKEELLSKINNYSNIEKFIIEIKNDKINDFCNDNDGGILIKGATINTELYINNLKKYFIKYQAYTEQEINNKNLKIDENFFTINKLKFKKLIFTKGYKEKIEGLFSYLPFKLAKGEMLIVEIKGLNLKEIYNRHVSLIPLENSKYYLGGTYEWNTLDTNTNEWAKKELLKKLEKITNLNYKVIKHKAHIRPATIDREPFLGEHPQYKNIFILNGFGTRGISMAPYLSKKILDYIENKSNLPTYYDIKRYENLYNHSNKKGTIK
- a CDS encoding ATP-dependent Clp protease proteolytic subunit, encoding MDFKDMNVQTEIQKSLEFALKSRSIVITGEIDKDTSKLFQEKILFLEASDSTKPIFVYIDSEGGDIDAGFAIFNMIRFVRPKVFTIGVGLVASAGALIFLAADSKSRFSLPHARYLLHQPLSGFKGVATDIEIYTNELNKVKSELNDIIAKETGQELNKVEKDTDRDFWLDSESAVKYGLVFQIITTRLELEKFIS
- a CDS encoding undecaprenyl phosphate translocase family protein, with the translated sequence MGIYIKGLLIGIANIIPGISGGTIALITGIYYNIIYSSTNLVKLKRVKESITFLGKLSLGILTSTTIFAKILKKYILDNATKEMYLNIFFIGLILGSIFTLKKEINTNSTFNINTKINKYLLFISGLLTILFLLILKHHNVSLNLTTNQDKTSIQYYLLLACSGIIGGSAMILPGISGSLILLSLGTYKEIINIIAQIKIIPCIIFSTFTIIGIGITIIIIKKTIEKYLIDFLYLSIGLISGTIIQMTFLTTKLQIKLSLQIYVFSIILFIGGIYINNLLNNKNNPKI
- a CDS encoding nucleoside triphosphate pyrophosphohydrolase family protein, whose product is MELNEYQTKAKQTAKYKNKKEELILSTLGLAGETGEVVEKIKKLGRDREYVLDEEYLLAIKKELGDVLWYISNLSNNLGITLEDVAITNLEKLKKRHKNGTISGEGDER